Proteins encoded by one window of Lathyrus oleraceus cultivar Zhongwan6 chromosome 1, CAAS_Psat_ZW6_1.0, whole genome shotgun sequence:
- the LOC127121598 gene encoding protein MAIN-LIKE 1, giving the protein MKNEMQLVRRRGADGRIPVRTLDRGASSSAAEPAGHPGGPYDSSLLVKYEHHVARHLLFGEERGPKKESKVAGHGLKLTSRVPLVLPPQMESWVSRSGLSSLQRTSLNKINTNLVSAFVERWHLETSSFHMSFGEMSITLDDVSCLLHLPIRGIFWSPQDVTEEVVVDYLGVSQGEAQSHVCSSRGSYYKLKWLYDLFV; this is encoded by the exons ATGAAGAATGAAATGCAGT tggttcgaagacgaggtgcagatggtaggattccagtccgcacgttagaccggggcgcatcttcatctgcagctgAGCCGGCTGGACATCCAGGAGGGCCGTACGATTcgtctcttttggtgaagtacgagcatcatgttgctcgacattTATTGTTCGGTGAG gaaagaggtccAAAGAAAGAGTCGAAGGTTGCTGGACATGGACTGAAGTTGACATCTAGGGTTCCATTGGTTCTTCCACCAcagatggagagttgggtatctagatctGGTTTATCTTCACTTCAAAGAACCAGTCTGAACAAGATAAacacaaatcttgtctctgcatttgtggaaagatggcatctagagacatcttcatttcacatgtcgtttggtgaaatgagcattactttggaTGATGTCTCATGTCTGCTTCATTTGCCCATCAGGGGTATCTTCTGGAGCCCTCAGGATGTGACGGAAGAGGTAGTTGTTGACTACCTAGGAGTGTCACAGGGTGAGGCACAGTCACATGTCTGTAGCTCCAGGGGTTCGTATTACAAGTTGAagtggttatacgatttattcgtaTAG